The Mesorhizobium loti DNA segment GATCCAGGGCTACCGCGACACCGCCGCCATCCATGCCAAGCTCGACGAGATCATCGTCGCTCTCGACGACACCAGAAACGACGTTGTCGGGCTGGAACATGCCGACCCGGAGGAGATCAAGGCAAAGCTTACCAAGCTCGAGGAAGAGGCGGCGCGAACCGCCACGGACCAGGCGTAAATCGGTAAGACCTACCTGCGCACGATCCACTCCACAATGTCCGGGTCGATCTCGTCAAGTTCGGTCAATTCGCGCGCCAGCACCCGGGCGTGCATGCGCCATTCGCGTTCGGTGATGCGATTTTCCACGACCAATTTCCTGAAGGCGCCGCGAAGAATCTCGCAGTCGAACGCTGTTACCCCGTTGCCTGAATGGTCCTCTGCCATTTCAGCCTCCGCGTCGATGGCGGGAGCACCTGAGTTGGCTACCAAGCGTCCGTATGCCGTGTAAGGCGGACGACTGGGGAAATGTACGCTTTCGTACCGAAATAGCGAGTCAATTCGCGGTGGAACGTTGCCACTGCTGCAGGGTTTGTATCCGACAGGAGGGCCGCCCGTGCCAGACCAACCTAGCGTCGTCGAGACCCTGCGTATTGTCCGGGGGTTCCTCAGTCTGGCGCGAATTGCTCATGACCAGCCGGCGGATTTTTAACCGCAGCTCCTCCAAGCCAAGGGCCCAAGAGATATGTCGGTTTCGTACCAAGCTGAGTTTGGTACGTTTCCGACACTAACGCTGCGGCCGATCTTCTCGTATGCGAAACGATGAGAGGGGACGCCGTGCATCGAATTCCAGACCGCATTCCTAGGTTTCTTGGTCCCGAGTCCCCATATCCATGCAATCGTCGGCACGTTGATACGGGCGCGGACGGCTGGGAGATCGGATGGCTCTTGCCCTGCATTGGGCCGCGCCATGACTGAATCTGATCTCGACCGAAATCAATACCAAAACCAGCTGCTGCTGCGCATGAGCGCGGATGATCTCGCATTGCTGGAGCCGCATATGCAGCGTTGCGAATTGCCGCTGCGCATGATGCTTGTCACGCCCAATGTCGCGATAGAGGCCGTCTACTTCATCGAACAAGGCATTGGTTCGGTTGTCGCCAGTACGACGAGCGGCCGAGACGCGGAGGTGGGCTTCATCGGCTTCGAGGGCATGACCGGGTCAACGCTGGTGATGGGCGACGATCGTGCCACGCATGCCTGTTTCGTGCAGCTCGAAGGCGAGGCCATCCGCATCGATGCCGCCCCGTTCAACGCGGCCCTTGCGGCGAGCCCGACCTTGCGCCTGTTCCTGCTGCGCTTCGTCAACACGCTGCACACCCAGGCCGGCTGCACAGCGCTGGTCAATGCAAGGCTGAAACTCGAGGAGCGGCTGGCGCGCTGGCTGCTGATGTGCGACGACCGGGTGCCCGGCGAACGCCTCGCCATCACCCACGAATTTCTTTCCATCATGCTTGGCGTGCGGCGGCCTGGCGTCACAGTCGCCCTGCAATTGCTGGAAGGCCGCGCGCTCATCCGCTCGCGCCGTGGCGAGATCGTCATTCGCGACCGCGCCGGGCTGCTGGAACTCGCCAATGGCAGTTACGGCGAACCCGAAGCCGAATATGCCAGGCTGATCGGCGAGATCGTGCCGGGCTGATCAGGGCGATGATACCGGGCCTATTTCCGCGCGGCCGGCGCGAAGTCTGGCGAAAAGGCTCAAGGCAGGCGCCGTACGCGCGTCGCTGCCTCGCCCGCGCCCAGCTGCTTGGCCGGCCTTGCCTGGAAGCGGGCTACAGTGCCGCTTCCGCCGACGGGCTCATCCCTGCCAACTGGCCCATCCCTGCCAACTGGCCCATCCCTGCCGACCGGCCCATCCCTCCCAACGGGCATGCCGGCATGTTCCAGGCCAGCGAGCTTGCACCTGGTCTGCTCGGCCGCCGCGCCGATCAGGCAATCGATGGCGAACATGGTGCCCGCATGATCGCTCGCCGCGACCGCCTGGCGGATCTTGCTCAATTGAGTGTAAGTATAGTCGAGAATATCGATCAGCTCTGCGTGGTCCAAAGCACTCTCCATCATTCGATGTCGAGAGGCCGATCCAGGGTCGCTCTTCGCCTGAAGCTACGCCCATTCGCATGGCTTGCATAGGCGATATGTACGAAATCGTACAGTTTCCGCGCCTCCGCGCCGGCCACGCTATTGGCCAAAGGTCCCATTCGCGGCAGCGCGATGTTGTGCGAGATTGGCGCAATATAAGAAATTGCTGAATAACGGTCCGGACGGCTGTCGAGGGGCGGTGTCGTGCCAATTCGCAGGAATCTTGCCGCGAATCTGCGACGGCTGGTCTCCAGCCATGCGTCGGTGGCCGCCGTATGCCGCGGCCTGAACATGAACCGCACGCAGTTCGAGCGCTATTTGCAAGGCAAGAGCGTGCCCAACCGGGCGACGGCGAAGCTGATCTGCGCCTATTTCCGCATCGACGAGGATGAATTGTACCGCGCGCCGGAGACTGCCGCGCCCCCACACCCGACCCTGTTGCCGATCCACCAGAGGCTTTACGAGAACATGGTGCGCGGCCCGGCTCCCGCCATCGCCGGCGGCACCTATTTCACCTACTTTGCGGTTCCCGACCGGCCCGATCTTGTGATGCGGTCGGTCACCTTCGTGCGGCGCGAGGCCGAGCTGGTGACCTTCAGGCGCGTGACCCGCTGGGCCGAGGGCCTCCGCCGGGGCGGAGCGCGGGCGCCGGGCTGGCACTATGGCGTGGCGATCTCGCAGCTGAACTGGATCTATTTCGCCGGCATCAACCGCCGGCAGACCGGCGAACCGTCAATCGTTGCCGTGCAGTGGGCGCCGTTCTCGGAGCCGGTCCTGGTCGGCAACGCCTTCGTCCTGACCGGAACGAGGCCGGTCTGCGTCAAGGTCATCATGCGCCAGCAGGTCGGCAGGATCAGCCTGAGGCAGACACTGCAGATGTCCGGCATCGTCAGCCTCGACGATCCGCGCCTCGATCAGCTGGTGGCCAGCCTTTTCCGCGAAGGCTAGAGTGCCGTCCCAAACCAAAGGACGTTGGCTCGGGCTAACAGGGATTCGCGATGCTCAACAGTTTCGACTATGGCGGCAAGGAAGCCGACACCGTTCACGCGCTGGAGGAGGACATCATCTTCGGCCGGCTGGCGCCGGGCGAACGACTGGTCGAGGACGTGCTGCTCGCCCGCTTTCCGGTCTCGCGCCACACCATCCGCCAGGCGCTCTACCAGCTGGAAAAGCTCGGCATCGTCACGCGCGAGCGCAACAAGGGCGCCATGGTGCGCCGGCTGTTACCCGACGAAGTCAGGCAGATTTACGAAGTGCGCGAAATGCTGCAGCGCCAGGCCGCGCTGATGATCCGCCTGCCGGCCAGCGAGGAGCTGATCGCCGAATTGACCGAGATCCACCGCATCTACAGCGGCCATGTCGACGCAGGCTATCTCAGGGGCATCCACGAGGCCAATGACCGCTTCCACCTGACCATGTTCTCGGCCTGCGGCAACGCCTATCTCGTCTCCTCGATCGAACATTACATGCGGCTCAGCCTGCCGGTGCGGGCCAATTCGCTGGCCGACAAGGAAAAGCTCGACGTCTCGCGCCAGCACCACCGGATGATGATCGAGGCGATGAAGCGGCGCGACAATTGGGTGCTGGCACAGCTCTGCGTCGACCATCTGCAGCCGAGCAAGGTGTTTTATCTCCAGGAGATCGAGACGGCTTCTGGCGCGGGTTAGAACCGCCCAGCCGCGAAAGGCGCAAGTCTGTCGCTGTTGGGTCGCCGGTCGGCGATGAGGTCGCCGACCAGCCGCGCGGTGACGGCCGAGAGCGTCAGCCCGAGATGGCCGTGGCCGAAGGCGTAGATGATGTTGGCATTGCCGGGCGACGGGCCGATGACCGGCCTCGAATCCGGCAGGGACGGCCGAAAGCCCAGCCATTTTGACGACGGCTGGCCGAGCGCGGGAAAGAACTGGCGCACGCCGCGATCGAGCAGCGCCAGCCGGCGCGGATTGGGTGGCGAGGACAGCCGGCCGAGTTCGACCGTGCCGGCGACGCGCAGCCGGCCAGCCATCGGCGTCATGTAGAAGCCGAGATCGACCGGGCACACCGGCCGCGTCAGCACCGGCATTTCGGTCGGAAATTCCAGGTGATAGCCACGCTCGGTTTCGAGTGGGATGCGGTCGCCGGCCTGTGCCGCCAGCGGCCGCGAGAAGGCGCCGGCGGCGATCACCACCTTGCCGGCGCGCAGGCTGAAGCCCGGCCCGCTGAGGTCGACACCACCGGCATCGGCGCGCAGCCCTGTCACCTCGCCCCGCAGCAAGGCGGCACCCCGGTCCGTCGCCGCCTTGAGCAGCCGCGCCATCATGGTCCGGGGATCGGTCAGGTTCATCGACTGCGGGAAAAACAGCCCGCCGCCCTGCACCGCCGGCAGGTTCGGTTCCAGCGCGGCCACTTCCCCGGGGTTCAGCACTGCCTGGTCGATGCCGAATTCGGCGCGCAACGCCCGGCTCGACGCGCCGCCGGCAAGATCATTCGGGCGGCGGTAGAGATAGAGGCAGCCATTGCGGCGCAGCAGATCCCCGGCGTCGGCCTCAACAGCCATCTCCTCCCACGCAGGCAGGGAATCGGCCAGCAGGCCGGCCATCGCGACGGCATTGGCATGGGTGGCGGCCGGCAGCGACTGCCTGACGAAGCGCAGCAGCCACGGTGCCAGCTGCAGCAGCGCTGTCCAGCGCAGCGAAAACGGACTGTCGGCGTTAAGAAGCAGCTTTGGCAGCGCGCGCAGCACCGCGGGATTGCCGACCGGCATGCAGGCATATTCGGCCAGCGTGCCGGCATTGCCTGATGAGGCGCCGGAACCGGGCTCGTTGGGATCGATGAGCAGCACTTCGCGGCCGTCGCTGGCCAGCCGCAGCGCCGTGGCCAGCCCGACCACGCCGGCACCGATGACGGCGATCTCGACGTTTTTCTCTGTCACAATGTGGTTCCTGACCTCAGACAAAACCGGGCAGTTGCAGATGCCCGGCCGACAGCAGATCGGCCATGGTGGTCAGCGCCGTGCGCAGATCGTCCTGCGAGCGCGCCGCACCGACATTGATGCGCACCCCGTGCTGGACCGGCTCGCGGCCGACGGCGAAGGCATCGCCCGGCAGCAGCGCCACGCCGCGCTCCAGGCAGGTGCGGGCAAAGCCGGCGCCGCGCCACGGCTCGGGCAGGCGCAGCCAGGCATGGGTGGCGCTCGGCTGGCTCTGCACATCGTAGCGGCCGAGGATTTCGCTCAAGATTGCCTGGCGCTGGCGCAGTTCGTGTTTCTGCACCTCGATGATGCGCGCTGCCGCGCCGTCCTCGATCATCCGCGCGCCGATCAGCGCCGTCAGCGGGCTGATGCTCCAGCAATTGATGCGCAGCGCCGCCGCCACCTGGCCGGCAATGGCGCGCGGCGCGATGACGAAGCCGAGCCTGAGGCCCGGCGCCAGGCATTTCGACAGCGCCCCGATATGCACCGTCAGTTCCGGCTCCAGGCTGGCGAAGGAAGGCAGCGCCTCGTCCGCCAAGGGTCGGTAGACGTCGTCCTCGATGATCAGGACATTGTGGCGGCGCGCGACGGCCGCAAGCTCATGGCGGCGCGCTTCGCTGAGCGTAATGGTGGTGGGATTGTGCAGCGTCGGCACCAGGAACACCGCGCGGGGGCGCAGCTGCGCGCAGGCAGCGTCGAAAGCATCCGGCCGCATACCGCCGCGATCCATGGCGACGCCTCTGAGATCGAGCCCATGCACCCGGCAGAGCGCGTTGATGCCCTGATAGGTCACCTCGTCGGCCAGCACCACCTCGCCCTGCCTTGTCACCGCGCCAAGCAGGCAGTCGAGCCCGTGCTGGGCGCCGGCCGCCAGCACCACGCGGCCGGGGTCGCCGTCGCCGGCAACGGTCTTCAGCCAGTCGGCGACGGCCACGCGTGCCCACAGCGGCCCTTCCGGCGGATGGTAGTCCTGCAGCGAGGCATAGTGCTGATCCCTGGGCAGGCGCGGCAGCAGCGCCGCCAGCGCGTCGAGATAGGCCGAGGTGGCGGGGCGATTGACCGAGAGATCGATGATGCCGCTCTCGTCGCTCGGCGCCGAGACGAAGCCGGGTCGCTCGGCCGCCTGCCTGGCGGCGACCGTCGTGCCCCGCCCCGGCCGCGCCTCCAGCAGGCCGCGCTGCTGCAGCGTCGCCAGCGCCCGCGTCACCGTGGTGACGTTGATGCCGAGCGCCCGCGCAATGTCGCGCTGCGGCGGCAGCCGGTCGCCGACCGCCAGCGTGCCGGCGGCAATGCGCTCGGCGATCGCGTCGGCGAGACGGCGATAGACCGGACTTTCATCCTCGGTAAGGCGGAGATCACTGAGCATGCGGACAGGATTCGGCTGGAACTGATGTAAGCGCTCTAGCATAAGACAATTCGCCGGACAATAGCGCTTGTGTGACTAAAAACCGGAGAACTCCGAGCGAAAATATCACACAATCGCCGAAAAACTGGCTTGACGCCCAAAGTTGTCTGCATCTATGCTCGATTTCAGATAGATTGTGTGAGCATACAAGTTTGGACGACCCGTCGAGATGCGGGCTTCCAATGGGATGGAACCATGCATCACAAGCCGCAAACTGCTTCAGCCGCCGCGTTCCGGGGTCGCGCCCGATGAGCGCCCTGGCCGCATCATCGCCAGCCTCGGCACCCGGCCCGGCTTTCGTCGATTTCGTCGATGTCGAGAAATCCTATGACGGCCGCGCCTTCGCGGTGACGCGTCTGAACCTCGGCGTGGCGCGCGGCGAATTCCTGACGCTGCTCGGCCCTTCCGGTTCGGGCAAGACGACGACGCTCAACATGCTGGCCGGCTTCGAACGGCCGACCAGCGGCACCATCACGCTGGAAGGCAAGCCGGTCGACCGCTTGCCGCCCTACCAGCGCAACATCGGCATGGTGTTCCAGAACTACGCGCTGTTCCCGCATATGAGTGTGGCGGAAAACGTCGCCTTCCCGCTCTCCGTCCGCCAGGTCGGCAAGGCCGACATTGCCGGCCGCGTCGGCCGTGCGCTCGACATGGTGCGGCTGAAACAGTTCGGTGACCGCAAGCCGGCGCAGCTTTCCGGCGGCCAGCAGCAGCGCGTGGCGCTCGCCCGCGCCCTGGTGTTCGAACCGAGCCTGGTGCTGATGGACGAGCCGCTGGGCGCGCTCGACAAGAAATTGCGCGAGCACATGCAGCTCGAGATCAAGCAGATCCACACAATGCTCGGCGTCACCATCGTCTACGTCACCCATGACCAGAGCGAGGCGCTGACCATGTCGGACCGCGTCGCCGTCTTCAACAATGGCGCCATCGCCCAGCTCGGCTCGCCCGACGACCTCTACAACGCTCCGCAAAGCTCGTTCGTGGCGAGCTTCATCGGCGAGAACAACACGCTGGAAGGCGTCGTCGACCGCGTCTCCGGCAAGGAATGCCGCGTTAAGCTGACCGGCGGCGGCGAGCTGACGGCGCTCGCCATCGGCGTGGCGCAGGGAGCCGCCTGCCACGTCGCCATCCGCCCCGAGCGGCTCAGCCTTATGCCAGCCGGCGGCAACGCGCTGCCCGCCACGGTCGACGGCCGCATCTATCTCGGCGACCATCTGCGGCTGCTGGCCCGGCTCGGCAACGACCAGGTGCTGACCGTCAAGGTCGGCCCGGAGGCGACCATGGCCAATGGCGAGGCCGTCACGGTCTCCTGCGCGCCGCAGGACTGCCGCGCCTTTCCCGCCGATGCCACGGCCGCCAAGACAGGCCCATCCTGAACCAAACCAAAACAGGTCCATCTCAAAAACAGGGGAAGAAAAAATGAAAATCGCCAAGACCCGGATGCTCGCTTTCGCCGCCGCCACGGCACTGTTCGGCATCGGCCACGCCTTCGCCGATGAATTGTCGATCATGGCCAGCGGCGGCGCCTGGCAGGACGCCCAGCGCAAGGCCTGGTTCGAGCCGTTCAGCAAGGAGACCGGCGCAAAAATCCTCGAGCAGGAAT contains these protein-coding regions:
- a CDS encoding FAD dependent oxidoreductase: MTEKNVEIAVIGAGVVGLATALRLASDGREVLLIDPNEPGSGASSGNAGTLAEYACMPVGNPAVLRALPKLLLNADSPFSLRWTALLQLAPWLLRFVRQSLPAATHANAVAMAGLLADSLPAWEEMAVEADAGDLLRRNGCLYLYRRPNDLAGGASSRALRAEFGIDQAVLNPGEVAALEPNLPAVQGGGLFFPQSMNLTDPRTMMARLLKAATDRGAALLRGEVTGLRADAGGVDLSGPGFSLRAGKVVIAAGAFSRPLAAQAGDRIPLETERGYHLEFPTEMPVLTRPVCPVDLGFYMTPMAGRLRVAGTVELGRLSSPPNPRRLALLDRGVRQFFPALGQPSSKWLGFRPSLPDSRPVIGPSPGNANIIYAFGHGHLGLTLSAVTARLVGDLIADRRPNSDRLAPFAAGRF
- a CDS encoding Cell division protein FtsK, which gives rise to MDHAELIDILDYTYTQLSKIRQAVAASDHAGTMFAIDCLIGAAAEQTRCKLAGLEHAGMPVGRDGPVGRDGPVGRDGPVGRDEPVGGSGTVARFQARPAKQLGAGEAATRVRRLP
- a CDS encoding GntR family transcriptional regulator, which translates into the protein MLERLHQFQPNPVRMLSDLRLTEDESPVYRRLADAIAERIAAGTLAVGDRLPPQRDIARALGINVTTVTRALATLQQRGLLEARPGRGTTVAARQAAERPGFVSAPSDESGIIDLSVNRPATSAYLDALAALLPRLPRDQHYASLQDYHPPEGPLWARVAVADWLKTVAGDGDPGRVVLAAGAQHGLDCLLGAVTRQGEVVLADEVTYQGINALCRVHGLDLRGVAMDRGGMRPDAFDAACAQLRPRAVFLVPTLHNPTTITLSEARRHELAAVARRHNVLIIEDDVYRPLADEALPSFASLEPELTVHIGALSKCLAPGLRLGFVIAPRAIAGQVAAALRINCWSISPLTALIGARMIEDGAAARIIEVQKHELRQRQAILSEILGRYDVQSQPSATHAWLRLPEPWRGAGFARTCLERGVALLPGDAFAVGREPVQHGVRINVGAARSQDDLRTALTTMADLLSAGHLQLPGFV
- a CDS encoding transcriptional regulator; this translates as MLNSFDYGGKEADTVHALEEDIIFGRLAPGERLVEDVLLARFPVSRHTIRQALYQLEKLGIVTRERNKGAMVRRLLPDEVRQIYEVREMLQRQAALMIRLPASEELIAELTEIHRIYSGHVDAGYLRGIHEANDRFHLTMFSACGNAYLVSSIEHYMRLSLPVRANSLADKEKLDVSRQHHRMMIEAMKRRDNWVLAQLCVDHLQPSKVFYLQEIETASGAG
- a CDS encoding cyclic nucleotide-binding protein, with the translated sequence MTESDLDRNQYQNQLLLRMSADDLALLEPHMQRCELPLRMMLVTPNVAIEAVYFIEQGIGSVVASTTSGRDAEVGFIGFEGMTGSTLVMGDDRATHACFVQLEGEAIRIDAAPFNAALAASPTLRLFLLRFVNTLHTQAGCTALVNARLKLEERLARWLLMCDDRVPGERLAITHEFLSIMLGVRRPGVTVALQLLEGRALIRSRRGEIVIRDRAGLLELANGSYGEPEAEYARLIGEIVPG
- a CDS encoding spermidine/putrescine ABC transporter ATPase, whose amino-acid sequence is MSALAASSPASAPGPAFVDFVDVEKSYDGRAFAVTRLNLGVARGEFLTLLGPSGSGKTTTLNMLAGFERPTSGTITLEGKPVDRLPPYQRNIGMVFQNYALFPHMSVAENVAFPLSVRQVGKADIAGRVGRALDMVRLKQFGDRKPAQLSGGQQQRVALARALVFEPSLVLMDEPLGALDKKLREHMQLEIKQIHTMLGVTIVYVTHDQSEALTMSDRVAVFNNGAIAQLGSPDDLYNAPQSSFVASFIGENNTLEGVVDRVSGKECRVKLTGGGELTALAIGVAQGAACHVAIRPERLSLMPAGGNALPATVDGRIYLGDHLRLLARLGNDQVLTVKVGPEATMANGEAVTVSCAPQDCRAFPADATAAKTGPS